A stretch of Metabacillus sp. FJAT-52054 DNA encodes these proteins:
- a CDS encoding WXG100 family type VII secretion target produces MAVSEMDRFNQLMRSVMNTEGDCYAVQQLRGELVQIMDQFTGIIHQTTNHVSEAAHDWKGKSAESFNRVMEEASDAFTTIYDHMNQMITGLQHEEVRLAELAAQLEEKARESLQ; encoded by the coding sequence ATGGCAGTGAGTGAGATGGATCGCTTCAATCAGCTAATGCGGAGTGTCATGAATACAGAGGGTGATTGCTACGCGGTGCAGCAGCTCAGAGGAGAATTAGTTCAGATTATGGACCAGTTCACTGGTATCATTCACCAGACGACGAACCATGTATCCGAGGCTGCCCATGACTGGAAAGGGAAGAGCGCTGAAAGTTTTAATCGGGTCATGGAGGAAGCATCAGATGCATTTACGACAATATACGACCATATGAATCAAATGATCACCGGACTCCAGCATGAGGAAGTCCGTTTAGCCGAGCTTGCCGCCCAACTAGAAGAGAAAGCGAGAGAATCACTTCAATGA
- a CDS encoding NAD-dependent succinate-semialdehyde dehydrogenase, with the protein MGGFHLKKWPVYINGEWIYTEETIKVENPATKDIIASVPKGGEKEAKAAVDAAYHALTEWSSLTAYERAEYLEKWHALIKEHQNEIGEIMTKEQGKPLKEAIGEVGYANSFVKWYAEEGKRIYGETIPASAANKRLFVIKQPVGVIAAITPWNFPAAMITRKVGPALAAGCTAVVKPASSTPLTALRLAELAEEAGIPKGVLNVITGSSKEISEAWMADERVKKLSFTGSTEVGKTLMKGSADTMKKISLELGGHAPFIVMDDADLDSAAQAMAASKFRNSGQTCICTNRAYVHEAVYDEFMEKFKQAVFSLKVGNGLDEEIAIGPLIDDDGVNKVKEHLHDAENKGGTLIKSPQSLPDLKGYFMEPVIISDATDEMLCMNEETFGPVAPVTRVKNMEEAIRRANNSSFGLAAYVFTENISRGIRIVEALQYGIVGLNDGLPSTAQAPFGGMKESGLGREGGRQGIEEYLEVKYVSLGLR; encoded by the coding sequence ATGGGAGGGTTTCATTTGAAAAAGTGGCCGGTATACATAAATGGCGAGTGGATTTATACAGAGGAAACGATAAAAGTTGAAAATCCTGCAACTAAAGACATCATCGCATCTGTACCAAAAGGCGGCGAAAAGGAAGCAAAAGCGGCAGTTGATGCAGCATATCATGCTCTTACAGAATGGTCTTCGCTAACTGCCTATGAAAGGGCAGAATACCTGGAAAAGTGGCACGCATTAATTAAAGAGCATCAGAATGAGATTGGTGAAATCATGACGAAGGAGCAAGGAAAACCGCTTAAAGAAGCAATAGGAGAAGTGGGCTATGCCAATAGTTTTGTAAAGTGGTATGCAGAGGAAGGGAAACGAATTTACGGAGAAACCATTCCGGCGTCTGCTGCTAATAAGCGTTTATTTGTTATCAAACAGCCTGTTGGGGTCATTGCAGCAATCACGCCGTGGAATTTCCCGGCTGCAATGATTACAAGAAAGGTGGGTCCAGCACTGGCGGCAGGCTGTACAGCTGTTGTCAAGCCGGCCTCCTCTACTCCGCTTACAGCGTTGAGACTGGCTGAATTAGCCGAAGAAGCAGGAATCCCAAAAGGAGTTTTGAATGTTATTACCGGTTCATCTAAAGAAATTTCCGAAGCCTGGATGGCAGATGAAAGAGTGAAAAAATTATCGTTTACGGGGTCTACCGAAGTAGGGAAAACGCTCATGAAAGGCTCAGCTGATACGATGAAAAAAATCTCGCTTGAGCTTGGCGGACACGCGCCGTTCATTGTAATGGATGATGCGGATCTCGATAGTGCTGCTCAGGCTATGGCTGCCTCAAAATTCCGCAACTCAGGCCAAACGTGCATTTGTACCAACCGGGCTTATGTCCATGAGGCTGTTTATGATGAGTTTATGGAAAAGTTTAAGCAGGCTGTGTTCAGCCTAAAGGTGGGGAACGGACTGGATGAAGAGATTGCAATCGGTCCTCTTATTGATGATGATGGAGTTAATAAAGTAAAAGAGCATCTGCATGACGCTGAAAATAAAGGCGGAACTCTTATAAAAAGTCCTCAAAGCCTGCCAGATTTAAAAGGGTATTTTATGGAGCCGGTTATTATTAGTGATGCTACAGATGAAATGCTCTGCATGAACGAAGAAACGTTTGGTCCGGTCGCACCTGTTACCCGGGTAAAGAATATGGAGGAAGCAATCAGGAGAGCAAACAATTCTTCCTTCGGTTTAGCTGCCTATGTATTTACCGAAAATATATCCAGGGGCATCCGGATCGTAGAAGCTCTTCAATACGGCATCGTAGGCTTAAACGATGGACTTCCATCAACTGCGCAGGCTCCCTTTGGAGGCATGAAGGAGAGCGGTCTTGGCCGAGAGGGCGGCAGGCAAGGGATTGAAGAGTATTTAGAAGTGAAATACGTATCTCTTGGACTCCGGTGA
- a CDS encoding YtxH domain-containing protein: MTQVTIQDSKRQKDKNSKLVRGMILGAIIGGAVSMLDSTTRSKVTKGAAGIKDSTVGIVQNVKDNPGEVKEQFVSQFNNARNTLESAIRDAQNIYESLNNGVFKKITEVASTSQEALNNVKEAAGDMKDVGAKVADAGSGLTDPITAENDTRTSSASTVNFDSSIPSQSVKAEDSAKL, from the coding sequence ATGACACAAGTTACGATTCAGGATAGCAAAAGACAAAAGGATAAAAACAGCAAGCTAGTCAGAGGAATGATTTTAGGTGCTATTATAGGTGGAGCTGTTTCGATGCTGGATTCTACAACTCGAAGCAAGGTAACGAAAGGTGCTGCCGGAATTAAAGATTCGACAGTTGGCATTGTCCAAAATGTCAAGGACAACCCAGGCGAAGTTAAAGAGCAATTTGTTTCTCAATTTAACAATGCAAGAAACACACTGGAATCCGCTATCCGTGATGCACAAAATATTTACGAAAGCTTGAACAACGGTGTGTTTAAAAAAATAACAGAAGTCGCATCAACCTCACAGGAAGCTCTTAACAATGTGAAGGAAGCAGCAGGAGATATGAAGGACGTTGGAGCAAAAGTAGCCGATGCCGGATCCGGGCTGACAGATCCAATAACTGCTGAAAATGACACCCGTACATCTTCTGCAAGCACGGTCAATTTCGATTCATCCATTCCGAGCCAATCTGTAAAAGCAGAGGATTCGGCTAAATTATAA